Below is a window of Herminiimonas arsenicoxydans DNA.
TCGGTCAATCGGCAAGCTGCGCCGGCGAGGTCGAGCCCGTAACGCTTGAGCCTGCATCAGCCGTTCGACGCGATGCAGCCCGCAACGATAGCCACTTGCCAACAGGTCGTGCCAGACACGACGTGCTCCATAGGTGCGGTCACTTTGAATAAAACTGTGATGAACGGCGCGACCGAGTTGCTCGTTCTCCGTGCGACGTTTGCACGGCGTACGCGTGAGCCATGCATAAAAACCACTGCGCGAGACGCCGAGTGTGTCGCAGGTCAGTGCCACCGGCCAGATTCCTCGGTGCTTCGCCACGAATCCAAATTTCACATCGATTCCCTGGCGAAGTAGGCGGCGGCTTTTTTTAAAATGTCGCGCTCCATCTTCAGTTTGGCGACTTCTTTGCGCAACCTTGCTATCTCAAGTTGCTCTGGTTTGAGTTGACCATGCCCGGGAAAGGCATGCGATGCATCTTCCGATACGGCATGAACCCATTTGCGCAATACGTTCTCGTGCACATTGAGGTCTTTGGCGGCCTGCACGATTGAAACACCTCGTTCTTTAACTAGCCTAACCGCCTCTACCTTGAACTCCTTGCTGAACTGTCTACGATTTGCCATTTATTTCCTCCTGATTGATTAAAACACCTTATCTTGGTGTCTTTCAAGTCAGGGACAGGCCAGTCCTTGAGTCCGGATCAATGTATTGGATGAAGAAGTCAGACTGGCCATGGGTCAGCATCCCGGTGAAGTAAATCTTCTTCACCCGCTGCTCGCGCAGCAGATCCCAGAACAACCAACTTTCAGAGCCAGAATCGAAGCAGTAGGTGTCGAGGTGGAAGCTCTTGGCACGCTCATCATCCTTGATCTGCATGTCGGCCCTACGGACGATCTTGTCTTTGACAGCTGTAACCTCGTAGTAGCCGTTTGGCGGAAGCTTGATCAGATCGACCTCGTGCTCTTCGGTTTGTTGTGACTCGTCGAGGTCGTAGAGTTGACGGAACAGGCGTGGAATGAGCTCGTCATAGAGCAACTCATTAAACTCATTTGTTATCGCAACCAGGTCCGCAGTGCCTTCCTTGGTTGCGTCCAACAACTCTTCAATTTCCAGTGGACTGCGG
It encodes the following:
- a CDS encoding transposase IS3 family, part 1 (Evidence 2b : Function of strongly homologous gene; Product type h : extrachromosomal origin), producing the protein MANRRQFSKEFKVEAVRLVKERGVSIVQAAKDLNVHENVLRKWVHAVSEDASHAFPGHGQLKPEQLEIARLRKEVAKLKMERDILKKAAAYFARESM